CCTTCATGTCGGTAATGCTGCCACGACGAGAGACGAGATCGCCTTGCACGGTGCCCATGTACTCCTCAGGGGTACGCACCTCGACGGCCATGATCGGCTCAAGGATGACGGGCTTGGCCTTCGGAGCCGCGGTCTTGAACGCCATGGAACCGGCGATCTTGAAGGCGAGCTCGGAGGAATCGACATCGTGGATCTGACCATCGGTGACGGTCGCTTTGACGCCGACCACCGGGAACCCTGCGAGGATGCCGGATTCCATAGCTTCCTGCACACCGGCATCGATTGAAGGAATGAATTCCTTGGTGATGTGGCCGCCGGTGACCTCGTTGACGAACTCGTAGTCCTTGCCCTCCTCCGGAGGAATAGGCTCGAAATTCATCAAGACCTTTGCGAACTGACCGGAACCACCAGTCTGCTTCTTGTGGGTGTATTCCTGGTTCATAACGGCCTGGCGGATGGTCTCACGGTAGGCGACCTGCGGGTTGCCCACGTTGCAGTCGACATTGAACTCGCGACGCATACGGTCGACGATGATGTCAAGCTGGAGTTCGCCCATGCCGGAAATCAGCGTCTGGCCGCTTTCCTCATCGGTCTTGACCTGGAAGGTCGGATCCTCGTCGGCGAGCTTCGCCAGAGCAATCGACATCTTCTCCTGGTCGGCCTTGGTCTTCGGCTCAACGGCAACTTCGATCACCGGTTCCGGGAAAGTCATGGATTCCAACGAAATCGGGGCTTTGTCGTCGCACAACGTGTCACCGGTGGAGACGTTCTTCAAACCAACGAGCGTGTAGATGTTGCCGGCTTCGGCAGCGTCAACAGGGTTTTCCTTGTCGGCGTGCATCTGGAAGATCTTGCCGACGCGTTCCTTCTTGTCCTTCGTGGAATCGAGCACGGTGTCGCCCGGCTTGATGGAGCCGGAATAAACGCGCACGAACACGAGCTTGCCATAGAAGGGATGAGTCGAGATCTTGAAGACCAGCGCGGCGAACGGATCGTCCATCGTAGGCTTGCGATCGATTTCCTTGGACTCGTCGCCGGGTTCGAAACCGACGATGGCGGGAACGTCCTCAGGGCTTGGCAGGTAGTCGACCACTGCGTCGAGCAGCGGCTGAATGCCTTTGTCCTTGAAGGCGGAACCGCAGAGGACCGGGTAGGCCTTGCGCTCGATGGTGAGCTTGCGGATGCCTGCGCGAATCTCTTCGTCACTCATCTCGCCAGAATCGAGGTACCTCTCCATCAGATCGTCGTCGGACTCGGCCACCTGGTCGAGAAGTTCGGAACGATACTGCTCGGCCTTGTCCTTGAGGTCATCAGGGATATCGACGGTGTCGTAGTGAGCGCCGAGATCGGTGGTGACGTCGTTCCAGACATAAGCCTTCATGCGAATCAGATCGACCATGCCGACGAAGTCGTTCTCGGCGCCGATCGGCAGCTGGACGACCAGCGGGACGGCTCCGAGCTTCTTCTTGATGGTGTCGACGGAGTAGTAGAAGTCAGCGCCGAGCTTGTCCATCTTGTTGATGAAGCAGATGCGCGGCACGCCGTACTTGTCGGCCTGACGCCACACGGTTTCGCTCTGGGGCTCCACGCCTTCCTTGCCATCGAAGACGGCAACGGCGCCATCGAGCACACGGAGCGAACGCTCCACCTCGGCCGTGAAGTCCACGTGACCGGGGGTGTCGATGATGTTGATCTGGAACTTCTTGTCGGGATCATGGGTCTGACGGTTCCAGAAGCAGGTGGTCGCAGCAGACTGAATGGTGATGCCGCGTTCCTTTTCCTGGGCCATGAAGTCCATGGTCGAGGCGCCTTCGTGCGTCTCGCCGATCTTGTAGTTCTTACCGGTGTAATACAGAATACGTTCCGTACACGTTGTCTTACCGGCATCGATGTGAGCCATGATGCCGATGTTGCGGACCTCATTGAGGTCACTGAGCACATCAAGTGCCATAAATCTATCCTTACCCTAACTCGTCTATCGAAATTACCAGCGATAGTGGGCGAAGGCCTTGTTGGCCTCGGCCATCTTGTGCGTGTCCTCGCGGCGCTTCACGGAAGCACCGAGGCCGTTGGAGGCATCGAGGATCTCGTTGGCGAGACGCTCGGCCATGGTCTTCTCACGACGCTTGCGGGAGAAGTCGGTCAGCCAGCGAAGGCTCAGGGCGTTTGCACGGTTGGGCTTGACCTCGACCGGGACCTGGTAGGTCGCGCCGCCGACACGGCGGGAGCGGACCTCGAGGGACGGACGGATGTTGTCGAGCGCGCGCTTCAGCACGGCGACGGGTTCCTGATCGGTCTTCTCCTTGACCATGTCAAGTGCGGAGTAGACGATGTCCTCGGCGATCGACTTCTTGCCGTCGAGCAGGATCTTGTTGATGAGCTGAGCGACCACGGTCGAGCCGTAGATCGGATCAGGGAGCAGCTGATGCTTCTTGGATGGTCCTTTACGTGACATATCTCTTACTTCGCCTTCTTTGCGCCGTACAGGGAGCGTCCCTGCTTGCGGTCCTTGACACCCTGGGTATCGAGCGCGCCGCGCACGATGTGGTAACGCACACCAGGAAGATCCTTCACACGGCCACCGCGGACGAGCACGATGGAGTGCTCCTGCAGGTTGTGACCCTCGCCCGGAATGTAGGCGGTAACTTCAATGCCGGAGCTCAGGCGCACACGGGCGACCTTACGCAACGCGGAATTCGGCTTCTTCGGTGTAGTGGTATACACACGGGTGCACACGCCGCGACGCAGCGGGCTGCCCTTCAAGGCCAAAGTCTTGGATTTCTTTGACTTTGCCTTACGTCCTTTGCGGACAAGTTGTTCTATAGTAGGCAACTTCAGTTCTCCGATTCGTTAATCATTATTTCTTGCGGAGCCGCCTCGCTGCAGCCCAATCGACGAATCGAAATGAGACAGCCACAGTCCACCGGCCCGATGGCCCTTCGCTCTCCTGCCGCCGCATTGCTGCGCGCAATCTAACGAGTTCCGGGATATCCCAGTGCCCACGCCTGTTACATAAGGCATGCCACTGGCACACACAAGTAAGAACTATAACATAGAGCTTCGGACATTCTGACTTACTTTCGTCAAAAAACAAAATCTGTCGTCTTAATTCGTATCCCCGTCTCTATCTGCTCCAACGAGCTTAACGATTCATCTGTTGAAAACATTACCGAGACAAATACGGAATCCATTATCGCTTAACAGACGGCAATCTAGAATAATGAATACAAAGTAGGATACACAATACCAAAAATTTCCTGCATAATGGGGCGAGCAACATGACTGATACCTGCGAAGAGACAGTAAAACAATTGCACCGTTCATTCGATGAGGGAATCTCGCGTCCTCTTGCTTGGAGGCGTGAACAGCTTGAACGAATGAAACGGATGATCACGGCCCATCACAAGGACATCGAACGGGCGGTGTACCTCGACCTAGGCAAGCCTGCGGCCGAAACCGCGCTGATGGAAATCAAGCTCGTGCTTGACGAAATTGCGTTTGTCAAGCCACGACTGGGGCGCTGGAGCGGGCGACACCATGTAGCCATGCCCCTCTTGATGCAACCGGCGAGAAGCTGGACGATAGCCGAGCCCAAAGGCGTGGTGTTGGTGATTTCGCCGTGGAACTACCCGCTGATGCTGAGTCTGGAGCCGATGGTCGACGCCATCGCAGCCGGCAATTGTGTATGTCTCAAGCCTTCCGAGCTCTCCCCTAATACCAGTGCATTGCTGCAACGGCTGATTGGCAAATATCTCGATCCGCGGGCATTTGCCGTAGTTCAGGGAGCCGTGCCGGAAACCACGGAACTGCTGAAACAGCCCTTCAACCATATTTTTTATACCGGCAACGGGAAGGTCGGCTCGATCGTCATGAAAGCCGCGGCGAAACAGCTTACGCCGGTTACACTCGAACTTGGCGGCAAATCTCCCGTGTTCGTGGACGCGAGCGCCAATCTCGATGTCGCCGCCGGACGCATTGCTTGGGGCCGGTTTACGAACGCGGGACAGACCTGCGTGGCACCGGATTATGTCTTGACCACTCCCGATTTAGTCGAACCGCTGGCCCGGAAAATGGCGGCTTTTACACGGAAGTTCTTTGGCGACAACCCGGCAGAATCCTTAAGTTACGCACGAATCGTCAATACCAAACAATTCGACAGGCTTTTGAATCTACTGCCGGCCGAGGGAAAAGCGTTCAGTGGCGGCGAAACCAATCGCGAACGTCTTTATATCGCACCGACCATCCTCACCAACGTCGACCCGCATGACCCAGTGATGCAGGAGGAAATCTTCGGCCCGATTCTACCGATTCTTCCTGTACAAGACGCCCAGGAAGCCGTGACCTTCATCAACAGACGCCCGAAACCGCTTGCCCTGTATGTATTCTCCCGCTCGAAAGCCACTCGGCTACTGTTCGAGCGCCATACCAGCTCCGGCGCGCTTGGCTTCAACCTTCCGCTCGGTCACCTGCTTTCCAGCCGTCTCCCCTTCGGCGGCATCGGTGCCTCCGGCATGGGTTCCTACCACGGCAAAGCCGGTTTCCTGGAATTCAGCCACGTCAAAACTGTGACGAGCAAGCCGACGTTCCCCGACACGCTGCGGTTGGCTTACCCACCATACAGAAAGTGCCAAAAATGAAAAACCAGTGATTCAAGAGCAGACAATATCTCTGCACCATAAGTAGCAGCAATCAGAGGCATCTTCTTATCGCGAGATGCCTTTTGCAGAGGAAGCCTCAATATCCTTCTCTAACATCTGTTCAATGTGCTCAAGACGCTGAGACAACTCCTCAATCTGCTGACGGGTTATCTCCGTATTCTTTTCTTCATCGACACTTACTTCGTCGACGATCCACGAACCGAATGTTCCCGTGACAACGCCAATAATGCCGATGCCCGCGACCATGAGAAAGAACGCTATCAATCTTCCGGTTGCAGTGACGGGAGCATAGTCGCCATATCCTACGGTGGTGATGGTCACGAATGTCCACCACAAAGCATCCGGCCACGTTGTAATGGTGGCTCCTGGAGCGTGACGTTCTGCGTCAAGGACAGCGAGAGATCCTACGATTATCAGAAGAACCGCACTCGCCACCACATACATGATGATTTTGCCCCGGAGCGCCATGCCACTGGTCTTGTGCAAAGCATTGAGCGCACTGAGAACACGCAGCGCCCGCAATGGCCTGATAATCGGCAAAACGACAACAGCCAAGTCAAACAGATGCGACTTGAAGAAATCCCATTTACCATCAGCCAGTATAAAAGAAACCAAGTAGTCAATGACAAAAAGCAGCCACAGTACATTCATGGACCATTCTGAAACGGTGTTCCACATTCCTCTCGGTTCTGCAAGAATCTGCCACGCATAAATCACAAGAAAAACAACCGAAAGAATCGTCAATGGCCATTCTGTGGCCGACTCCCATCTTTTCAATCTCATAATGATAATTCTCTTCACACTGCAAGACGTATTACATATAGGTTATAGCAAATCGACTTATCTCCGCTTCGGATAACATAGAACAACGAACTTTATATACGACACCACGTCATTGACAATATCCAGTCTGCATCATTTCAGAAAAGCGTAGGCTGTTCGGCGACTGACCCGTGGTTAAGGACCTTTTCGATGGCAACGTAACGCGTGGTGAGCCTGTTATGTTCGTCGAGCGCCTTTTCAACACGCATGACAACCCTGTATATATCATTGGCACGCAGTGCTTCTTCACCATCAAGTATTTTCTTCTTGAAAGCCTCGTCCTCAAGCGCGACGAATTGCGTTTTGATGCCGTCGGTCACACGCCATTTGCCATTGGGACGGAAAGAGGGATCAAGCGCCTGCACAACCATTTCCGCAGAGGATTCAGTGGTATCCTCCTCTTTTGTGTTGTAGTGAGCGAAGCCATCGGCTTCTTCGGAGTCCACATTCTCAGAACCGTGTTCGTTGCGCAACTCGACAGAATCGATACCATCCGTAAGCGCGGGAGCAGTAGCATCCTTGACAGCTTGCGTGAAGCGTTCGTCGGTGACAAGCGCAAGGGATGTCTTAGTGGCTTTAATCTTGGTTCCGTCTGCAAGTTCTACATCGATTTCGCTGAACGCGTCGGCCTCGGGTTTTTCATCTACTTTCTTAGGCTTACCATGCTTGATAATCCTTTTGAAAAGCCGTACGGCTTTCATGGCAATGTCGGAGAGCCCATCGACAGCGAGAATTGCAGTCACTGTAGTGCCGGTGAGAACAGCTGGACCTTCCTGCATAATGTGAACAATGAGATCGACTACGAACGAGCCTTCTTCCGTCGCCTTTGCATTGAGCTTCACACGAGCCTCAGGAGCCACCTGTTCTTGCACGGCGTCGAACATTGCAGAGAACGCAAGAAGGGCAGGCGCAAGTTGCTTGACATCAATCTCGTGGTTGTCCAACGCGGTTCCGTCATATTTAACATAAAACTTCTCAACCGCTTGAACATCATCATTGGTATTCTGCTGCGCTTGTTCCATACAGACGATTGTAACGGCAAGCACGAACGAGGACTGTATAAAACGATAGAACAGACAAGAGAACGATTTTACGGTCGCGCATGTAATCGTTACTAATCGTTACCGGAACCCGGAAGGTTCGAAAACTGGAAATCCCCGGAACGTTAATATTCCAGGGATTGATGGGGTGGCCAACGCGGTTCGAACGCGCGACCTTCTGAACCACAATCAGATGCTCTACCTGCTGAGCTATGGCCACCATCGAAGTGTGAAATCGACCGACTCAATGAGCCGAATCAACATCCGCACAACAGATAAGAACTATACATGATTCTCTTGACCTTGGGCAACCGGCGCGTCGCGTAATCACGCCAACTCGGTCATGCTTCACACTTGTTGCCCCGGTTCGTCGTTTTTGCCTTCCGGTCACAACGAACGAAAAAACACAATAAATCATTGCTTCGGAGGAGCTGTGGACTCGCCCTTGATGAGATGCTCAGAAACATCACCTTCGGAAGAATCGCTGGAATTTTGCTGGTTCTTGTCCCCCAACAAATACCTGACCGACCGGGTGCCCATTCCCCTGAAGTCCTGTTTCCAAGTGGTGATACTCGGATAGGACAGCACGGAAATCGGGTTGCCGTCGAAACCAGCCACGCTGATGTCCTCAGGCACTTTTTTACCAGAAAGAAGGATTCCGCGGATGATACCCACCGCGATTTCGTCGTTGCCTGCGAAAACCGCAGTGACATTGGGCAGATCGGCCAGGGACTGCCCTATCCCCACCGCTTCATCGGTCTTCCACGTGGAAAGAATAGGCCTGGGCACGGTGGCCCCGGCTTCTCGAAGGGCACGCCGCCAACCACGGGTCCGCGTATATTTGCTCCCGTCTTCCGGAACCGAAACATGATAAACAGTGCGATGGCCGAGACCCAGAAGATATTTCGTCATCTCGTAGCCGCCTTCGAACGAACCAAAGGCCAGAGCTTTCGAGGTCGAACTGTTTTCGCCAATAACGGCGGTCGGGACGGACTGTTCGATTTTGGGAATAAGCGAATGCAGCAACGAGCCACGGTCAAGATCGATGACGATGCAGCCGGTGGGCTTGTTCATCAGAACGACGTCAAGCGCCTCCTCTGCCTCTTTCAGATCTTCGCCTACCAAAGTGACGCTGACCAGATAGCCATGGCTGCGGGCTTCGTCCTCGATGCCCTGAATCATCTGAATGGGGCCGAACAGGGAAAAGTCCGTCAGCAATACGGCTATGGTCTTCAGCACATTTGAATTCAGTGCTTGCGCCACCACGTTGGGATGGTAGTTGAGCACTTCCACAGCTCGGCCGATGGAATTTTTCTTTTCATCGCTCAGATGCGGATTGGAATTCAGATACCGCGATACGGAAGCCACAGAGACATTCGCAAGGCGGGCGACATCACGTATTGATGGCGGACGTTTCCTCTTTTGTACCAATTGAACCGATACCTCTTCATATTCGCTATTGTTTCCGACCATGATTCCAAGCCGAAAATTGAAAAGCAAACCTTTGCCAACTACTGAAAAACTTTGCTTTCCATGATATTGGAGGCTCTGTATTTTATTGGCTTATTCCGTTATTTCACCGCGCCTCCTGTGATGCCGGAGATGATCTTCTTCTGCGCGAAGGCGAAGATAATCAGCAGCGGCAGGCTCATCAGGATGATGTAGGCGAAGATCAGATGCCAGTTGTTGAGGTAGAGACCCGCGTTGGCCACGTTGTAGAGGTTCAACGGCAACGTATCCATCTTTCCGGAAAGGATGAACAGCGCGTAGAAGACATCATTCCAGATATAGAGGATCAGCAGAATCGTTGCGGACGCCATGGTCGGCCCGAGCAACGGCAGGACGATCTTGAAGAAGATACGTATCGGGGAAGCTCCGTCGATGCGTGCCGATTCCTCGAGGGACGGCGGAATGGTGCGGATGAACCCGGTGACAAAGAAAATCACGGTGGACAGATAGATGCCCACATAGACGCAGATCATGCCAACCGCGGTACCGGAAAGGCCGATCATCTTCAGCAGCATCATCACCGTCACCACTGCGGGCGGCAGAATCAGGCCGGAGATGCACAGCGAATAGACCACCGACATCGCACGTGTCGTACGACGAGCCAGGATCCAGGAAGCCATCGAGCCCAGGACCAGAGCAATCAGCACCGACGGCACGGTGACGATAATGCTTCCGAAGAAAGCGGGAATCATCTTGCCGTCACGGATAACCGTTCCGAAATTCTCGAAAAGATGCCACTTGGTGGGTAGGGAAAGCGAAAGCTGCAACGCCTCCTTCTGATCCTTGCCGGCCGTGACGACCAACAGATAGAACGGCAGACCAAGCGCCACTATGACCAGCAATACCAATATCACCACATGCGAGACCTTGCGCCACATAGGCTTCCTGGCATGATAACGACTTGCGTCATCCGCCGTTGGTTTCGCGTCAAAACTTGCCATACTCATAGAATCTTTGCCTCCCTATGACGCAGATACCAAATCAATGGAATCGCGATGATCATGACCATGATGAACAACACGAGGCTCATGGTCGTCGACTGAGAATACAGGCCCTGGCCGAATGTGCGCCAGACGAACAGGTTCAGAATCTCGGTGGAACCGCCGGGGCCGCCGGCCGTAGTGGCCTGCACCGTATCGAACCCGTTCATCGAACCGAGCAGGGACGTGGCGACGTTGAACGTCACCGCAGGGGCGAGCAGCGGGAACTTGATCTTCCAGAAGATCTGCCATCCGCTTGCGCCGTCGATCTGCGCCGCTTCGAGCACATCCTGGTCGATGGTCTTGAGACCGGACAGATAAATGAGCATGGCCAATCCGGCCCATTTCCAACCCTGGATCGCAGAAACCACGACGATAGACCAGGTCGTGCTTCCCAGCCACGAAACCTTGACCGCATGGCCCACAAAAACGGCGAGGACCTGGTCAAGAGCACCGCCGTTCTTCAATATGGCCTGCCACACATAGCCCACAGCGAGCGCGGACATGAGCACGGGGATGAAGAACAGCACGCGGGCGACGCGATTCAAAGTCGTGTCCTCTTCCAAAAACACTGCGAGAATCAGACCGAAGAAATTCTGGAAGAACGCCTCGCAGACCGCGAACACCAGAGTGATGCCGAGATCCTTGACAAGGATGCCGTTCTTGAACAAGGCATTGAAATTATCAAATCCGTTGAAGTTAATGGTCTGCTTGAACGCCGACCAATCAGTGAACGCATAGATGAAATTCAGAACCGTGGGGACAAAGAAGAAAATGAACAGCACGATGGCCGCAGGCACCAGAAAGCGAAGCGGATAATTCTGCTTCATCAGCGCCTTACGGTTCGCGTCACCTTCCTGTCTCTGCTCGGCCAACCGCTGTTGCGGCGAAATAGTTGCATTTGACATTACCTACCAACTCTCTTATTGCAACCGTTGATAATTTTAAAATCGGTGCCCCGCAATTTTCGCGAGGCACCGATGAGGAAGAAATCAGAAGCCCTTGGCTCCCTGAGCCTTGGCAACCTGGTCGAACTGGTCCTGGGTGGTCTGAGCCACCTGCTTGGGCGTCATCGTGCCATTGACCATATTGGCGAGGTTGATGTAAAGATCAGGATTGGCGATGGCCTCAGACTGCATGGAACCGGCGCCTGTGGCGATGGAGTTCGAGGCATCGAGCATGGCCTGCGGCACATCCGCCGGCGACTTGACGGTCTTCAAAGCGGAGACGATGTTCTG
This genomic stretch from Bifidobacterium sp. ESL0690 harbors:
- a CDS encoding sugar ABC transporter permease produces the protein MSNATISPQQRLAEQRQEGDANRKALMKQNYPLRFLVPAAIVLFIFFFVPTVLNFIYAFTDWSAFKQTINFNGFDNFNALFKNGILVKDLGITLVFAVCEAFFQNFFGLILAVFLEEDTTLNRVARVLFFIPVLMSALAVGYVWQAILKNGGALDQVLAVFVGHAVKVSWLGSTTWSIVVVSAIQGWKWAGLAMLIYLSGLKTIDQDVLEAAQIDGASGWQIFWKIKFPLLAPAVTFNVATSLLGSMNGFDTVQATTAGGPGGSTEILNLFVWRTFGQGLYSQSTTMSLVLFIMVMIIAIPLIWYLRHREAKIL
- a CDS encoding aldehyde dehydrogenase family protein, coding for MTDTCEETVKQLHRSFDEGISRPLAWRREQLERMKRMITAHHKDIERAVYLDLGKPAAETALMEIKLVLDEIAFVKPRLGRWSGRHHVAMPLLMQPARSWTIAEPKGVVLVISPWNYPLMLSLEPMVDAIAAGNCVCLKPSELSPNTSALLQRLIGKYLDPRAFAVVQGAVPETTELLKQPFNHIFYTGNGKVGSIVMKAAAKQLTPVTLELGGKSPVFVDASANLDVAAGRIAWGRFTNAGQTCVAPDYVLTTPDLVEPLARKMAAFTRKFFGDNPAESLSYARIVNTKQFDRLLNLLPAEGKAFSGGETNRERLYIAPTILTNVDPHDPVMQEEIFGPILPILPVQDAQEAVTFINRRPKPLALYVFSRSKATRLLFERHTSSGALGFNLPLGHLLSSRLPFGGIGASGMGSYHGKAGFLEFSHVKTVTSKPTFPDTLRLAYPPYRKCQK
- the rpsL gene encoding 30S ribosomal protein S12 — encoded protein: MPTIEQLVRKGRKAKSKKSKTLALKGSPLRRGVCTRVYTTTPKKPNSALRKVARVRLSSGIEVTAYIPGEGHNLQEHSIVLVRGGRVKDLPGVRYHIVRGALDTQGVKDRKQGRSLYGAKKAK
- a CDS encoding LacI family DNA-binding transcriptional regulator, with protein sequence MVGNNSEYEEVSVQLVQKRKRPPSIRDVARLANVSVASVSRYLNSNPHLSDEKKNSIGRAVEVLNYHPNVVAQALNSNVLKTIAVLLTDFSLFGPIQMIQGIEDEARSHGYLVSVTLVGEDLKEAEEALDVVLMNKPTGCIVIDLDRGSLLHSLIPKIEQSVPTAVIGENSSTSKALAFGSFEGGYEMTKYLLGLGHRTVYHVSVPEDGSKYTRTRGWRRALREAGATVPRPILSTWKTDEAVGIGQSLADLPNVTAVFAGNDEIAVGIIRGILLSGKKVPEDISVAGFDGNPISVLSYPSITTWKQDFRGMGTRSVRYLLGDKNQQNSSDSSEGDVSEHLIKGESTAPPKQ
- the fusA gene encoding elongation factor G; this translates as MALDVLSDLNEVRNIGIMAHIDAGKTTCTERILYYTGKNYKIGETHEGASTMDFMAQEKERGITIQSAATTCFWNRQTHDPDKKFQINIIDTPGHVDFTAEVERSLRVLDGAVAVFDGKEGVEPQSETVWRQADKYGVPRICFINKMDKLGADFYYSVDTIKKKLGAVPLVVQLPIGAENDFVGMVDLIRMKAYVWNDVTTDLGAHYDTVDIPDDLKDKAEQYRSELLDQVAESDDDLMERYLDSGEMSDEEIRAGIRKLTIERKAYPVLCGSAFKDKGIQPLLDAVVDYLPSPEDVPAIVGFEPGDESKEIDRKPTMDDPFAALVFKISTHPFYGKLVFVRVYSGSIKPGDTVLDSTKDKKERVGKIFQMHADKENPVDAAEAGNIYTLVGLKNVSTGDTLCDDKAPISLESMTFPEPVIEVAVEPKTKADQEKMSIALAKLADEDPTFQVKTDEESGQTLISGMGELQLDIIVDRMRREFNVDCNVGNPQVAYRETIRQAVMNQEYTHKKQTGGSGQFAKVLMNFEPIPPEEGKDYEFVNEVTGGHITKEFIPSIDAGVQEAMESGILAGFPVVGVKATVTDGQIHDVDSSELAFKIAGSMAFKTAAPKAKPVILEPIMAVEVRTPEEYMGTVQGDLVSRRGSITDMKDATGVKVIEAKVPLSEMFGYIGDLRSKTQGRAMFTMQMDSYAQVPKSVSEEIIKAQRGE
- a CDS encoding potassium channel family protein encodes the protein MRLKRWESATEWPLTILSVVFLVIYAWQILAEPRGMWNTVSEWSMNVLWLLFVIDYLVSFILADGKWDFFKSHLFDLAVVVLPIIRPLRALRVLSALNALHKTSGMALRGKIIMYVVASAVLLIIVGSLAVLDAERHAPGATITTWPDALWWTFVTITTVGYGDYAPVTATGRLIAFFLMVAGIGIIGVVTGTFGSWIVDEVSVDEEKNTEITRQQIEELSQRLEHIEQMLEKDIEASSAKGISR
- a CDS encoding carbohydrate ABC transporter permease — protein: MSMASFDAKPTADDASRYHARKPMWRKVSHVVILVLLVIVALGLPFYLLVVTAGKDQKEALQLSLSLPTKWHLFENFGTVIRDGKMIPAFFGSIIVTVPSVLIALVLGSMASWILARRTTRAMSVVYSLCISGLILPPAVVTVMMLLKMIGLSGTAVGMICVYVGIYLSTVIFFVTGFIRTIPPSLEESARIDGASPIRIFFKIVLPLLGPTMASATILLILYIWNDVFYALFILSGKMDTLPLNLYNVANAGLYLNNWHLIFAYIILMSLPLLIIFAFAQKKIISGITGGAVK
- the rpsG gene encoding 30S ribosomal protein S7 translates to MSRKGPSKKHQLLPDPIYGSTVVAQLINKILLDGKKSIAEDIVYSALDMVKEKTDQEPVAVLKRALDNIRPSLEVRSRRVGGATYQVPVEVKPNRANALSLRWLTDFSRKRREKTMAERLANEILDASNGLGASVKRREDTHKMAEANKAFAHYRW